One genomic region from Jiangella sp. DSM 45060 encodes:
- a CDS encoding Xaa-Pro peptidase family protein, whose translation MTGAGSRALLLDPPPVEPSPATRLPLAWHQARAGELRAAAAERGARAVLLTDPWNIVHFTGLWAATTERPLYALIEPDGAPFWFYPRLDRDLVQSWWYGDGAEYFDYPHVDGQHPNEGTAARGPAVDLWEWALRLCAARGHGAGDLLIDRPRETPFGSIGDVCLRSRMLKTPEELALARRAYAYFDDVHVFCRDTLLDGFHDGMTDFELRSAMIDMATRRIVPDLELDGGPHRGVGVSIDLGWVRAGRVTGYPHPNQFRYAEITRGGTLQASGVIRVGGYGGECYRPFMIAPRTAHMERLWTVARDSCLLQQDELRAGVSCGEVAEKIHRFQIDAGVRDFVYHRPAHGQGPEGHQPPWLALGDDTVLEPGMCLSVEPGLYDPRAGFSVNFSDMFVVQDSGPALQLSRVPWTTEWCWLTL comes from the coding sequence GTGACGGGCGCCGGCTCGCGGGCGCTGCTGCTCGACCCTCCGCCCGTCGAGCCGTCGCCGGCGACCCGGCTGCCGCTCGCGTGGCACCAGGCCCGGGCCGGTGAGCTGCGCGCGGCGGCGGCGGAGCGCGGCGCCCGGGCGGTCCTGCTGACCGATCCGTGGAACATCGTCCACTTCACCGGGCTCTGGGCGGCCACCACGGAACGGCCGCTGTACGCGCTGATCGAGCCGGACGGCGCGCCGTTCTGGTTCTACCCGCGGCTGGACCGCGACCTCGTCCAGAGCTGGTGGTACGGCGACGGCGCCGAGTACTTCGACTATCCCCACGTCGACGGGCAGCACCCGAACGAGGGCACCGCCGCGCGCGGGCCGGCCGTCGACCTCTGGGAGTGGGCCCTGCGGCTCTGCGCGGCGCGTGGCCACGGAGCGGGCGACCTGCTGATCGACCGTCCCCGCGAGACCCCGTTCGGCTCGATCGGCGACGTGTGCCTGCGGTCGCGGATGCTGAAGACACCGGAGGAGCTCGCGCTCGCCCGGCGCGCCTACGCCTACTTCGACGACGTGCACGTCTTCTGCCGAGACACCCTGCTCGACGGCTTCCACGACGGCATGACCGACTTCGAGCTGCGCAGCGCGATGATCGACATGGCGACCCGGCGGATCGTGCCCGACCTCGAGCTCGACGGCGGCCCGCACCGCGGCGTCGGCGTCAGCATCGACCTCGGCTGGGTCCGCGCGGGCCGCGTCACCGGCTACCCGCACCCCAACCAGTTCCGCTACGCCGAGATCACCCGCGGCGGCACGCTGCAGGCATCCGGCGTGATCCGGGTGGGCGGGTACGGCGGCGAGTGCTACCGCCCGTTCATGATCGCGCCGCGGACCGCGCACATGGAGCGGCTCTGGACGGTGGCCCGCGACAGCTGCCTGCTGCAGCAGGACGAGCTGCGCGCGGGCGTCAGCTGCGGCGAGGTGGCCGAGAAGATCCACCGCTTCCAGATCGACGCCGGCGTGCGGGACTTCGTCTACCACCGCCCGGCGCACGGACAGGGGCCGGAGGGCCACCAGCCGCCGTGGCTGGCCCTCGGCGACGACACCGTCCTGGAGCCCGGCATGTGCCTGTCGGTGGAGCCGGGACTCTACGACCCGCGGGCCGGCTTCAGCGTGAACTTCTCGGACATGTTCGTCGTCCAGGACTCCGGCCCGGCGCTGCAGCTGTCGCGCGTCCCGTGGACCACCGAGTGGTGCTGGCTCACCCTGTGA
- the fgd gene encoding glucose-6-phosphate dehydrogenase (coenzyme-F420), with amino-acid sequence MGRTLKLGYKASAEQFGARDLVEYGVLAEQAGMDSAVVSDHFQPWRHNGGHAPFSLAWMTAVGERTTTITLGTSVLTPTFRYNPAVIAQSFATMGCLYPGRIILGVGTGEALNEIATGFRGTWPAFKERFARLRESVDLIRRLWSGERVDFDGEYYAAAGASIYDVPKNGIPIYVAAGGPVVARYAGRVADGFICTSGKGMDLYTEKLVPAVEEGKEQSGQPGRDVDQLIEIKLSYDRDPQAALENTHFWAPLSLTPEQKHSVDDPIEMERLADELPLEQVAKRWIVASDPQAVVDAVRPYVEAGFNHLVFHAPGADQRRFFEQFEADLATPLRRLSSALPQA; translated from the coding sequence GTGGGTAGGACACTGAAGCTCGGATACAAGGCGTCCGCGGAGCAGTTCGGCGCACGCGATCTGGTCGAGTACGGCGTGCTGGCCGAGCAGGCCGGCATGGACTCCGCCGTGGTCAGCGACCACTTCCAGCCGTGGCGGCACAACGGCGGCCACGCACCCTTCTCGCTGGCCTGGATGACCGCGGTCGGCGAGCGCACGACGACGATCACGCTGGGCACGTCCGTGCTGACGCCGACGTTCCGTTACAACCCGGCCGTCATCGCCCAGTCGTTCGCGACCATGGGTTGCCTGTACCCGGGCCGGATCATCCTGGGCGTCGGCACCGGCGAGGCGCTGAACGAGATCGCGACCGGCTTCCGCGGCACCTGGCCGGCCTTCAAGGAGCGGTTCGCCCGGCTGCGCGAGTCCGTCGACCTCATCCGCCGGCTGTGGAGCGGCGAGCGAGTGGACTTCGACGGCGAGTACTACGCTGCCGCCGGGGCGTCCATCTACGACGTGCCGAAGAACGGCATCCCGATCTACGTCGCCGCCGGCGGCCCCGTCGTCGCCCGCTACGCCGGCCGCGTCGCCGACGGTTTCATCTGCACGTCCGGCAAGGGCATGGACCTCTACACCGAGAAGCTCGTCCCGGCCGTCGAGGAGGGCAAGGAGCAGTCCGGCCAGCCCGGCCGCGACGTCGATCAGCTCATCGAGATCAAGCTGTCGTACGACCGCGACCCGCAGGCCGCGCTGGAGAACACCCACTTCTGGGCCCCGCTGTCACTCACGCCGGAGCAGAAGCACAGCGTCGACGACCCCATCGAGATGGAGCGCCTGGCCGACGAGTTGCCGCTGGAGCAGGTCGCCAAGCGCTGGATCGTCGCCTCGGACCCGCAGGCCGTCGTCGACGCCGTCCGCCCGTACGTCGAGGCCGGCTTCAACCACCTGGTCTTCCACGCGCCGGGCGCGGACCAGCGACGCTTCTTCGAGCAGTTCGAGGCCGATCTCGCCACTCCCCTGCGCCGGCTCAGCTCCGCGCTGCCGCAGGCCTGA
- a CDS encoding gamma-glutamyltransferase yields MVSTQHPLVTDAALAVLRDGGHAVDALIAACMVQATVSQELTNHAGTVTALLYDARTGRVRQLNSPGWVIPGLAPFRPVPVEPGTYSAVAPGANAVVPGFMPAMKLLHESHGVLPWARLVEPALRLADEGHVVTSFEHYVMATTLAYFQHSPSGREHFTPGGRLPQVGERWRQPELARTLAGTAEHGPRYFIDGPWARAFVERGNAMGWPVTLAHLAAKPAAWDEPRRFTHRGHEIVSLAAPQIQGASAAMVLGVLDQLGIAGEGHYNASPVASYLLAHTLRRARLDVGHLNDPEVFGDPSDVLADPGYHEHVARLIRSSMPRTDLSAHVRLTTRSPHVAPLPDLERGTDSCEISIVDAAGNWVQAMTTLSGSGIPGEVVGGVPMTGSLTDTSLNARQNISGWYAGGGHVRTVMGNTLVLRDGRPWLALGTPGKVEATVPQVLSNVLDFGMAPDDAEAAALMMPLGDDYTLPMEMAVAPEVPAGLAALGIRVRPLGLTNWHLGSFQMCWRDAGGSLRGGAGARREGKAAGY; encoded by the coding sequence ATGGTGTCGACGCAGCACCCGCTGGTGACCGACGCCGCCCTGGCGGTGCTGCGTGACGGCGGGCACGCCGTCGACGCGCTGATCGCCGCGTGCATGGTGCAGGCGACGGTCTCGCAGGAGCTCACGAACCACGCCGGCACCGTGACCGCCCTGCTGTACGACGCTCGCACCGGCCGGGTCCGGCAGCTCAACAGCCCGGGGTGGGTGATCCCGGGACTCGCGCCGTTCCGGCCGGTGCCGGTGGAGCCCGGGACGTACTCCGCCGTGGCGCCGGGTGCGAACGCCGTCGTGCCCGGATTCATGCCGGCGATGAAACTGCTGCACGAGAGCCACGGCGTCCTGCCCTGGGCGAGGCTGGTCGAGCCGGCCCTGCGGCTGGCCGACGAGGGCCACGTCGTGACGTCGTTCGAGCACTACGTCATGGCCACGACGCTCGCCTACTTCCAGCACTCGCCGTCCGGGCGCGAGCACTTCACGCCCGGCGGCCGGCTGCCGCAGGTCGGCGAGCGGTGGCGGCAGCCGGAACTGGCCCGGACGCTCGCCGGGACGGCCGAGCACGGTCCCAGGTACTTCATCGACGGCCCGTGGGCACGGGCGTTCGTCGAGCGCGGCAACGCGATGGGCTGGCCGGTGACGCTCGCGCACCTGGCCGCGAAGCCGGCGGCCTGGGACGAGCCGCGCCGCTTCACCCACCGCGGGCACGAGATCGTCTCGCTGGCCGCGCCGCAGATCCAGGGTGCGTCGGCGGCGATGGTCCTCGGGGTGCTCGACCAGCTGGGCATCGCCGGCGAGGGCCACTACAACGCCAGCCCGGTCGCGAGCTATCTGCTCGCGCACACACTGCGCCGGGCCCGGCTCGACGTCGGGCACCTCAACGACCCCGAGGTGTTCGGCGACCCCAGCGACGTCCTCGCCGATCCCGGCTATCACGAGCACGTCGCGCGGCTGATCCGCTCGTCGATGCCGCGGACGGACCTCAGCGCCCACGTGCGGCTCACCACCCGCTCGCCGCACGTCGCGCCGCTGCCCGACCTGGAGCGCGGGACCGACAGCTGCGAGATCAGCATCGTCGACGCGGCCGGCAACTGGGTGCAGGCGATGACGACGCTCTCCGGCAGCGGGATCCCGGGCGAGGTGGTCGGCGGCGTTCCGATGACGGGGTCGCTGACCGACACCAGTCTCAACGCGCGGCAGAACATCAGCGGGTGGTACGCCGGCGGCGGGCACGTCCGCACCGTCATGGGCAACACGCTGGTGCTGCGCGACGGGCGGCCGTGGCTGGCGCTCGGCACGCCGGGCAAGGTGGAGGCCACGGTGCCGCAGGTGCTGTCGAACGTCCTCGACTTCGGCATGGCGCCCGACGACGCCGAGGCGGCCGCGCTGATGATGCCGCTCGGCGACGACTACACGCTGCCGATGGAGATGGCCGTGGCGCCGGAGGTGCCGGCGGGCCTGGCGGCGCTGGGGATCAGGGTGCGGCCGCTGGGGCTGACCAACTGGCACCTGGGGTCGTTCCAGATGTGCTGGCGCGACGCCGGCGGCTCCCTGCGCGGCGGCGCCGGGGCCCGTCGCGAGGGCAAGGCCGCCGGCTACTGA
- a CDS encoding ABC transporter ATP-binding protein has product MTTPAQQQDPRALEVSDLDVSIHPFGGTRIHPVRGASIDVGRGEVVGLVGESGSGKTMLSRGVAGLLAPGLQPRISGRIVVNGSDLSGAGEARRREALSTELSYVFQDPNAHLNPTMRIGSQVAEAIRPGGRTVAELLDAVGLPATEEFARLYPHQLSGGMKQRIIIACALAKRPALVIADEPTTALDVTIQDQVLRLLRSLADQEQVGILLVSHDLAAIGQFCERVFVMFDGEIVESGPTEDVLWRPRHEYTRSLMAAMREIYDVAAAAPAGTSAVPEPVRES; this is encoded by the coding sequence GTGACCACGCCAGCGCAGCAGCAGGATCCGCGCGCACTCGAGGTGAGCGACCTCGACGTCTCGATCCACCCGTTCGGCGGGACGCGCATCCACCCGGTCCGGGGCGCCTCCATCGACGTCGGCCGCGGCGAGGTGGTCGGGCTCGTGGGCGAGTCCGGTTCGGGCAAGACGATGCTGTCACGTGGCGTCGCCGGCCTGCTGGCGCCCGGCCTGCAGCCCCGGATCAGCGGGCGGATCGTCGTCAACGGCTCCGATCTGTCCGGCGCCGGGGAGGCCCGCCGCCGGGAGGCGCTGAGCACGGAGCTGTCCTACGTCTTCCAGGACCCCAACGCCCACCTCAACCCCACCATGCGCATCGGCAGCCAGGTGGCCGAGGCGATCCGTCCCGGTGGCCGCACGGTGGCGGAGCTCCTCGACGCCGTCGGCCTGCCCGCGACCGAGGAGTTCGCCCGGCTCTACCCGCACCAGCTCAGCGGCGGCATGAAGCAGCGGATCATCATCGCGTGCGCGCTGGCCAAGCGCCCGGCTCTGGTGATCGCCGACGAACCCACCACGGCGTTGGACGTCACGATCCAGGACCAGGTGCTGCGGCTGCTGCGGTCGCTGGCCGACCAGGAGCAGGTCGGGATCCTGCTGGTGTCGCACGACCTCGCCGCGATCGGCCAGTTCTGTGAGCGGGTCTTCGTGATGTTCGACGGCGAGATCGTCGAGAGCGGCCCGACCGAGGACGTGCTCTGGCGGCCGCGGCACGAGTACACGCGGTCCCTGATGGCCGCGATGCGCGAGATCTACGACGTCGCGGCCGCGGCGCCGGCAGGCACGTCGGCCGTCCCCGAGCCGGTGAGGGAGTCATGA
- a CDS encoding ABC transporter ATP-binding protein, with product MSVVSRQDAATGTHDAGGDALRLSDIHMTFRSRGRRRREVVAVNGVSVSVGRGEIVGLVGESGSGKSTLGRVMAGLQVPDHGTVTIGGTAYEGRRGISPGFHGAVQMVFQSPAASLNPKMTIRSILGYAARRAGAPRDGVEAAVSDALEEVGVTPPGRFLSRYPHELSGGQQQRVALARALLHRPAFLVADEPTSALDVSVRVQIIKLIREIQAHHRMGILFITHDLSVVRALAQRALVMYRGDIVEEGDIDDVFARPQHEYTRRLLGSTPQLVPPQDAA from the coding sequence ATGAGTGTGGTGAGCCGGCAGGATGCCGCGACCGGAACGCACGACGCCGGCGGCGACGCGCTGCGGCTGTCCGACATCCACATGACCTTCCGGTCACGCGGCCGGCGCCGACGCGAGGTGGTCGCCGTCAACGGCGTCAGCGTGTCCGTCGGCCGCGGCGAGATCGTCGGGCTGGTGGGGGAGAGCGGCAGCGGCAAGAGCACGCTCGGCCGCGTCATGGCCGGACTCCAGGTGCCCGACCACGGCACGGTGACCATCGGCGGGACGGCGTACGAGGGCCGCCGGGGGATCAGCCCGGGCTTCCACGGCGCCGTCCAGATGGTGTTCCAGAGTCCAGCGGCATCGCTGAACCCCAAGATGACGATCCGCTCGATCCTCGGCTACGCCGCCCGGCGCGCCGGTGCGCCGCGAGACGGCGTGGAGGCGGCGGTCTCGGACGCCCTCGAGGAGGTCGGCGTGACTCCGCCCGGCCGCTTCCTGAGCCGGTACCCGCACGAGCTCAGCGGCGGTCAGCAGCAGCGTGTCGCGCTGGCACGCGCGCTGCTGCACCGTCCGGCCTTCCTGGTCGCCGACGAGCCGACGTCGGCCCTCGACGTCTCGGTCCGGGTCCAGATCATCAAGCTCATCCGCGAGATCCAGGCCCACCACCGCATGGGGATCCTCTTCATCACCCATGACCTGTCGGTGGTGCGGGCCCTCGCGCAGCGCGCGCTGGTGATGTACCGCGGCGACATCGTCGAAGAGGGAGACATCGACGACGTCTTCGCCCGGCCCCAGCACGAGTACACCCGCAGGCTTCTCGGTTCCACACCGCAGCTGGTGCCGCCGCAGGACGCGGCGTGA
- a CDS encoding DPP IV N-terminal domain-containing protein: protein MPTREERYREYLAHPERVVGGTVEPRWVDGGVAFTHQGVHQVVDPVSGTRTEVAELPRSVEVTGRRLRSAFKIGRPPVHEAPSPDGTYFATESGDDIALRWAVDDRLSPLTSGGEPDFRWDVKGAAWSPDGLRLAARRVDTRRMDRFPVVHWLKPREEVEFFPAGRVGGAVEDVSLYIVHRLSRDVVRIDSGPEPEQDLRPLGWSADARELYYLKTNRYKKPFVLMAADSATGASRVVHEERAETWVSFWEKGLDCVLLPSRTGHLWLTERDGWAHLYLHDMNGQLINRVTGGEWAVTRVVAIDERAGWVYVEAHSDPKRPYDTHIGRARLDGTKFEQLTDEPGTHHGVMAPDLRVFVDNHSSMSRPPASDLRAADGTSICRLAEAEVTTEPGMDWTPPEEFTVLAADGETTLHGHLYFPSDFDPARTYPLIESIYAGPNSAFVPTHLLDANAVQSRALAELGFVVMMLDGRGTPERSKAFHDVAYGNFADNVIADHVAAIRQLGAERSYLDLTRVGVYGRSYGGYFTARALLEAPDVYHVGVAVNGVYEMREGNGPGPIECVMGPLEENVAGYDALSLYPLIPRLRGKLLIVHGTSDVNVPFAASLMFAEQLTLAGKPFDFLPVNEQPHHFTGVKGTYLAMAKGRYFCEHLGVDAL, encoded by the coding sequence ATGCCGACGAGGGAAGAGCGCTACCGGGAGTACCTGGCCCACCCCGAGCGGGTGGTGGGCGGCACGGTCGAGCCACGCTGGGTGGACGGCGGAGTCGCCTTCACGCACCAGGGCGTCCACCAGGTCGTCGACCCGGTCTCCGGCACGCGCACCGAGGTCGCGGAGCTGCCACGCAGCGTCGAGGTGACGGGCCGCAGGTTGCGGTCGGCGTTCAAGATCGGCCGGCCGCCGGTGCACGAGGCCCCGTCGCCCGACGGCACGTACTTCGCCACGGAGTCCGGCGACGACATCGCGCTGCGCTGGGCGGTCGACGACCGGCTCAGCCCGCTGACGTCCGGCGGCGAGCCGGACTTCCGCTGGGACGTCAAGGGCGCGGCGTGGTCGCCGGACGGGTTGCGGCTGGCGGCGCGCCGGGTCGACACCCGCCGGATGGACCGGTTCCCCGTCGTGCACTGGTTGAAGCCGCGTGAGGAGGTCGAGTTCTTCCCGGCCGGCCGGGTCGGCGGCGCCGTCGAGGACGTCAGCCTGTACATCGTGCACCGGCTCAGCCGCGACGTCGTGCGCATCGACAGCGGCCCCGAGCCGGAACAGGACCTGCGCCCGCTGGGCTGGAGCGCGGACGCGCGGGAGCTCTATTACCTCAAGACCAACCGGTACAAGAAGCCGTTCGTGCTGATGGCGGCCGACTCCGCGACCGGGGCGTCGCGGGTCGTCCACGAGGAGCGGGCGGAGACGTGGGTGTCGTTCTGGGAGAAGGGTCTCGACTGCGTCCTGCTGCCCAGCCGCACCGGCCACCTGTGGCTCACCGAGCGTGACGGGTGGGCGCACCTGTACCTGCACGACATGAACGGCCAGCTGATCAACCGGGTCACCGGCGGCGAGTGGGCGGTCACGAGGGTCGTCGCGATCGACGAGCGGGCCGGCTGGGTGTACGTCGAGGCGCATTCGGACCCGAAACGCCCCTACGACACCCACATCGGCCGGGCCCGCCTGGACGGCACGAAGTTCGAGCAGCTGACCGACGAGCCCGGCACCCACCACGGCGTCATGGCGCCCGACCTGCGGGTGTTCGTCGACAACCACTCGAGCATGAGCCGGCCTCCGGCGTCGGACCTGCGAGCCGCCGACGGCACCTCCATCTGCCGGCTGGCCGAGGCCGAGGTCACCACGGAGCCCGGGATGGACTGGACGCCGCCCGAGGAGTTCACCGTCCTGGCCGCCGACGGCGAGACCACGCTCCACGGACACCTGTACTTCCCGTCGGACTTCGACCCGGCCCGGACGTATCCGCTGATCGAGTCGATCTACGCCGGCCCGAACAGCGCGTTCGTGCCGACCCACCTGCTCGACGCCAACGCGGTGCAGTCGCGGGCGCTGGCCGAGCTGGGCTTCGTCGTCATGATGCTCGACGGCCGCGGCACACCGGAGCGGTCGAAGGCCTTCCACGACGTCGCGTACGGCAACTTCGCCGACAACGTGATCGCCGACCACGTCGCGGCCATCCGGCAGCTCGGCGCGGAGCGGTCCTACCTCGACCTCACCCGGGTCGGCGTGTACGGCCGCTCGTACGGCGGCTACTTCACCGCCCGGGCGCTGCTCGAGGCGCCTGATGTCTACCACGTCGGCGTCGCCGTGAACGGCGTGTACGAGATGCGCGAGGGCAACGGGCCGGGGCCGATCGAGTGCGTGATGGGCCCGCTGGAGGAGAACGTCGCCGGCTACGACGCGCTGTCGCTGTACCCGCTGATCCCGCGGCTGCGCGGCAAGCTGCTGATCGTCCACGGCACGTCGGACGTCAACGTCCCGTTCGCGGCGTCGCTGATGTTCGCCGAGCAGCTGACGCTGGCCGGGAAGCCGTTCGACTTCCTCCCGGTGAACGAGCAGCCGCACCACTTCACCGGCGTCAAGGGCACGTACCTGGCGATGGCGAAGGGCCGCTACTTCTGCGAGCACCTCGGCGTGGACGCGCTGTGA
- a CDS encoding cupin domain-containing protein, with product MTTFYTVDDVTTAPLTPSAAPPIVLEGDPKATKTVLHRDGATELGIWECTPGVFRSEKKNISEFMHFVAGKGRIEHSDGTVTDIRPGTVLHVHHGYIGTWYVEEPVRKVYTAIEKPDAQ from the coding sequence GTGACCACCTTCTACACCGTGGACGACGTGACGACCGCCCCGCTGACGCCCTCGGCGGCCCCGCCCATCGTCCTGGAGGGCGACCCGAAGGCGACGAAGACGGTGCTCCACCGCGACGGCGCCACCGAGCTCGGCATCTGGGAGTGCACGCCCGGCGTGTTCCGGTCGGAGAAGAAGAACATCTCCGAGTTCATGCACTTCGTCGCCGGCAAGGGCCGCATCGAGCACTCCGACGGCACGGTCACCGACATCCGGCCGGGCACCGTGCTGCACGTCCACCACGGCTACATCGGCACGTGGTACGTCGAGGAGCCGGTCCGCAAGGTCTACACGGCCATCGAGAAGCCGGACGCGCAGTAG
- a CDS encoding ABC transporter substrate-binding protein, with product MVRTIRTWAVTLVAGAALLMAGCGGTAGGAGGQGGNTDDTFVVGMSAEPPHLMRLFLGDVQVGLVGLAMEESLVTVDREREVQPQLAESWEQLDDLTYRFHLRQGVNWHDGEPFTADDVVFTFENGLGVNAGTAALKDMVASATAVDEHTVDVVLNSPSGAFLAMLNPMSFSVLPRHVYEGTELETNPANREPVGTGPFKFESWENGRITLARNDDYWGDTPGFAKVVFTVIGDATARALALKSGDIDYVNSYDVPYEAILQLENDENVVLDNGRASYSMKMFPFNTRNEILADPAVRQALFQAIDRDFISESVFGGYFPPGRSPLPEGHWANTGEIDYAAEYPYDPEAAEEALDAAGYPRGADGTRFSLVHRYEASEPGGEKVAEVVADNWRAIGVETTVVQDDAEVFREEVFANHNFDTYTINIASGADPAIGLYRRYTCDNDQNAVFGNATGYCNTQLDDLFLAANSANAREERVPLYTQAQRVVADDLPTAILVQVSYTEAIRAELSGIEEFFALGEVVLLDWSKIGPAQG from the coding sequence GTGGTCAGAACCATCAGGACATGGGCGGTGACGCTGGTCGCCGGCGCCGCTCTGCTCATGGCCGGCTGTGGTGGCACCGCCGGCGGCGCCGGGGGGCAGGGCGGCAACACCGACGACACGTTCGTCGTCGGCATGAGCGCCGAGCCGCCGCACCTCATGCGGCTGTTCCTCGGCGACGTCCAGGTCGGGCTGGTCGGCCTGGCGATGGAGGAGTCCCTGGTCACCGTCGACCGCGAGCGCGAGGTCCAGCCACAGCTGGCGGAGTCGTGGGAGCAGCTCGACGACCTGACCTACCGCTTCCACCTGCGGCAGGGCGTCAACTGGCACGACGGAGAGCCGTTCACCGCCGACGACGTCGTGTTCACGTTCGAGAACGGCCTGGGCGTCAACGCCGGTACCGCGGCGCTGAAGGACATGGTGGCCTCCGCGACGGCCGTCGACGAGCACACGGTGGACGTGGTTCTGAACTCGCCGTCCGGCGCCTTCCTCGCGATGCTCAACCCGATGTCGTTCTCCGTCCTGCCGCGGCACGTCTACGAAGGCACGGAACTGGAGACCAACCCGGCGAACCGCGAGCCGGTCGGCACCGGGCCGTTCAAGTTCGAGTCCTGGGAGAACGGGCGGATCACGCTGGCCCGCAACGACGACTACTGGGGCGACACACCCGGCTTCGCGAAGGTCGTCTTCACGGTCATCGGCGACGCGACCGCCCGGGCGCTCGCGCTGAAGAGCGGCGACATCGACTACGTCAACTCCTACGACGTGCCGTACGAGGCGATCCTCCAGCTCGAGAACGACGAGAACGTCGTGCTCGACAACGGCCGGGCGTCGTACTCGATGAAGATGTTCCCGTTCAACACCCGCAACGAGATCCTGGCCGACCCGGCGGTGCGGCAAGCGCTGTTCCAGGCGATCGACCGCGACTTCATCTCCGAGAGCGTGTTCGGCGGCTACTTCCCGCCCGGCCGGTCGCCGCTGCCCGAGGGCCACTGGGCGAACACCGGCGAGATCGACTACGCCGCCGAGTACCCGTACGACCCGGAGGCCGCCGAGGAGGCGCTCGACGCGGCCGGCTACCCCCGCGGGGCGGACGGCACCCGGTTCAGCCTCGTCCATCGGTACGAGGCCAGTGAGCCGGGCGGTGAGAAGGTCGCGGAGGTCGTCGCCGACAACTGGCGGGCGATCGGGGTCGAGACGACCGTGGTGCAGGACGACGCGGAGGTGTTCCGCGAGGAGGTCTTCGCCAACCACAACTTCGACACCTACACGATCAACATCGCGTCCGGTGCCGACCCGGCGATCGGCCTGTACCGCCGCTACACCTGCGACAACGACCAGAACGCCGTCTTCGGCAACGCGACGGGGTACTGCAACACGCAGCTGGACGACCTCTTCCTCGCGGCCAACTCGGCGAACGCGCGGGAGGAACGGGTCCCGCTCTACACCCAGGCACAGCGCGTCGTGGCCGACGACCTGCCGACGGCGATCCTCGTGCAGGTCTCCTACACCGAGGCGATCCGGGCCGAGCTCTCCGGCATCGAGGAGTTCTTCGCGCTCGGCGAGGTCGTGCTGCTGGACTGGAGCAAGATCGGGCCGGCACAGGGCTGA
- a CDS encoding ABC transporter permease: MSDIVVDPTATTTKPSRLQRLRLGRGPLTIAAIAIVVLFALVALFAPLIAPYDPFAVSERILHAPSADHLLGTDDTGKDILSQLIYGARVSLLIGLAAGLGSLVLGIIVGGIAGYVGGAVDNVLMRIAEMFQIMPAMLIALVIVAVIGRNTTLIAAAVVIALWPQSARIVRSQFLALRRAEFVDAARISSTPAWRIIALEIFPVAFAPAAVQAALDIGRGMLLEAGLSFLGLGDPSTSSWGGVLRRAQPFLTDAWWFSVPAGVCIALMVLSFNLIGDSMGRRGNQGRRAL; the protein is encoded by the coding sequence GTGAGCGACATCGTCGTGGACCCCACCGCCACCACCACGAAACCCTCCCGGCTGCAGCGGCTGCGGCTGGGCCGCGGCCCGCTGACCATCGCCGCGATCGCCATCGTGGTGCTGTTCGCGCTGGTCGCCCTGTTCGCCCCGCTCATCGCGCCGTACGACCCGTTCGCGGTGTCGGAGCGCATCCTCCACGCGCCGTCGGCCGACCACCTGCTCGGCACCGACGACACCGGCAAGGACATCCTGTCGCAGCTGATCTACGGCGCGCGGGTGTCGCTGCTGATCGGCCTCGCGGCCGGCCTCGGCTCGCTCGTGCTGGGCATCATCGTCGGCGGCATCGCCGGCTACGTCGGCGGCGCCGTCGACAACGTCCTCATGCGCATCGCCGAGATGTTCCAGATCATGCCGGCGATGCTGATCGCCCTGGTGATCGTCGCGGTGATCGGGCGCAACACGACGCTGATCGCGGCCGCGGTCGTCATCGCGCTGTGGCCGCAGTCGGCGCGCATCGTCCGCAGCCAGTTCCTGGCGCTGCGCCGGGCGGAGTTCGTCGACGCGGCCCGGATCTCCAGCACGCCGGCGTGGCGCATCATCGCGTTGGAGATCTTTCCGGTGGCGTTCGCGCCGGCCGCCGTGCAGGCGGCGCTGGACATCGGCCGCGGCATGCTGCTCGAGGCCGGTCTGAGCTTCCTCGGCCTCGGCGACCCGTCGACGTCGAGCTGGGGCGGCGTGCTGCGGCGGGCGCAGCCGTTCCTCACCGACGCCTGGTGGTTCAGCGTGCCCGCCGGCGTCTGCATCGCCCTGATGGTGCTGTCGTTCAACCTCATCGGAGACTCCATGGGACGCCGCGGCAACCAGGGGCGGAGGGCACTGTGA